A window of Calypte anna isolate BGI_N300 chromosome 5A, bCalAnn1_v1.p, whole genome shotgun sequence genomic DNA:
ATGACTTTGCATTCCTGTGATAGCTGGCTTTGTCTTAAAGGAGAGGCTGGCTTGTCacaggaacagcgtggccactttgtatttcttttagcCTTTCACTTATTTTACAGTTAGTGCCTATAGCTGTATGCTCTACTAGAACGGGGTGGGgtctgctcctcctccctcctgtaCAGTGCAGGCAGGCACCAGGCACTGGGTGTGCTTTGCAAGGCTGCAGCGCATTGCTTTCCTGCTCTCAGTGGCTCTGTGTCATCTCTTGGGGTGCAGTGATTACAGCAAATGCTCCCTGCACAAAGCAAGTGTCTACTTACTGCTCAGAGGGAGGGCACGTCACCTGAAAGGGTAAAGCAGGCACACGTCGTGGTCACAGCTGTTGGGTGCAACCACATCCTAACGTTGTGTCACATCAGGTGAACTGAACAGCACTGTCCTGCATGCTCCCTGGGCAGGTGAAAAATCAGAAGACATAGGTTAGGCAACAGAATGTTCTGTTTTTATAAATTCTAAAACTTTGTTTCTAATATTGTAGGATGATGTTTTACATGTAAAAATTTGTCGTGTGGAATTTATCCACTCAGTAGAATATAAACAATATCTAGGAGGAGGTACTAAATTACCAGTTAAGCACTGGGGGGTTGTTAGAGGACTCCTAATGTGCTTCAATTTTAAAAGTTAGCCTACTGCAAGTTATTGTACTTCACAAATGTTCCTAGGAAGACTCTTAATATCCTGGCATTTTGCTACAGTATAGAAAATATAGATCTTTTTTATAATCACTGTGATAATAATGGAACAGGAGATATTTCACTGACTTTTAAGAATCTACACTTACCTACAATTAAGTACCAACTTTTCTTAAGTTTGGAGTCTAACGtagttttcagttttccttacccacaacccccaaaacaacccttAAGTTCTAGTTTTTAACTCCTGCTTTATGTAGTTGAAGGACTTTACCATGGGGTACACTACTTCCATGTTAATGacttttgagaagaaaattggATCTTTACTTATCATTCTCCTTATTAATTGTTTCTGACCACTTTACTTACAAAAGGTAGTTCTAGTATAGAGGCTCAGTTCACCAGTTTGTTTCACATGACTGGTTGCTTTTAAACTTAACTCTGGGTATtgtatgtgctttttttttttgtagcgACTGTTATGGGAGTTGTAATGCATATCTAACTACAATATCTAAACATTAAATAACTGTTCAATCTATATACtgtcttgtttttcttgaagTGCTGCTGTCACGTTTTGTTTCCATCCAAGATCCAGACAGCCACAGGGCAGCACAGTGAGGATCTGTCAGCCATGTGGCTGAGACAGCTCAGAGCCAGGGTCCAGTAATCTTTGACCTTTACCTCCAGCTTGGCCCATACTGGGTCAAGCAGGTGTGAAATAATGGGCTGTTAATCCCCCTTGCAGGTACAGCTTTgagcagaagaaagagcagaacAGGATGATGATTCCTCTGTAGTGCATTTTACGGCAGGTAATTCACTAAAGGGCTGAGGGCCCCGGGGGGTATGACACTTGCCTGGGTTCCAGCTCTGAGCTTGAATCACTCTGGACCAACCCCCTCTGTTTTCCAAGTTTTCCATATGAAAAAACAGCTAACAGGGTGCAGGCCAATGCTACAGCCACACCAGCCCAGTCCCACCACTGACTGTGATTGAGAAATGATGTAATTTCCACAGAaaggagctgcttctgcttgACACCAgaggggcagctctgctgccaggcacTGCCTACGCGTGGCAgccatggagctgcagccatggagaaGAGTTCATCTGAAGTGGCCACAGCCCCTAAGTATGtcattttcccccttctttGGTACCTTGTGCTGGTTTCCTTAGGCCTCCCCTCCCTCTGGTGAGCACCATCCTCCCTTTGACTCTGTTGCAAAATGCACAAAAAGCCTCTAACACTGAATGTCAGATTGGTCTAAGTTAAGGAAGTTGTTCCTAAAACTCATCTTCCTCAATGTGGGAACAAAGGTGTCAATAATTAACACTTAAGACCATGCAGTACTCTACCCACCCCCACTTTATGTAGAGGCATAACCCACATATTTTGCTGTTGTACAGCAAAGTGAGACTAATCAAAACTTCCTGCTGCTGGATGACGCACTTTTAAACTTGAGTCATCTCTTTGAAGTGGTGAAGCACTTGTTTTGAGTCAAAGAAATGCGATGAATATTCAGCTGATGCCGGATAACTCGAGAATGCTGGGAACTTACTGAGTGCCTTTatctggctgctctgctgagaaAATAAACGCTTCTAGATCAAGGGCTAATTCCCACTGCCCCAATAGTGAGAAATCCCATTGCCTGTAGCAGTGAATAGTCTCAGTCAATTAAGCTCTAGCCAGATGAACTCCCTTAACCATTTCACCGAggagcttttccttttcaataaGCTGCTTGAACAGTGCAGTGCCACTAATCCTGAATTCCTCTTTTTACACTGGTTTGTATCATTTATCTGCCATGGTCAAAGCATTATcgtgcatttttttttttcccagaagaaacAGCAAACCTTGTGAATTTTAAGAGCCTTTTCTGTTAGAGGGCACTTAAGTGTTTGTTTCAAACCTCTCCCCAGGTCCATGGTCACAGTGAGTTGGGTGCAATGAGGGAGGGGATGGTGGGGTCAGTCAGATGGCAGCACTGGTGACAGCTGACTGGAAGAAGTCACACAAGCACCTTCTATACAAGCCATTTATTTGAAATGCCAACTATATGTAGGATAAAGTCAGTGTTACATGCTTCTCAGCAACAGTAGAAAAATAGAACCAGTGAAAACCTTTTTACAACTGTAATGGTACTCAAAAGAGAAATGTATTGTTTTACAATGCATCACACAAGACTAGAATTCAAGTCTGGAGGTacctaaataaaaatactattttttttaaaaaacactatGTACAATTGAAGCGTAAACAAGTTTTACAAAGTACTGGTTATGCAGGTTGTAGAAAAAACACTTGCATAGGACACGAAGTCAGTTTAAGAAAGTTTTCTGAGCCTTTAGCATTGAAGGCACTTGACTTTATACCAGTAACAACACAAGGACAAGAAACAGAACCGTAACATTGCCAAAGGCAGGGCTACCTCCTGGCAGTACAGATAATTACAGAACTCCCAAATACAGTTTTACAGTTTTATCTCTCAGCTGTTCCCTGCATTCAGCGGAGTTCAGCATCACCTCTACCACAGAAGCATATAATTATTAGAAGAAAGAACAGTGCCTCAAACAGCATGAGTATTCTTtccaaaaacataaaaaaaccccaaccaaccaaaacccaacctcCCCAAtaaccccacaaaacccaaaccaaagaaacccaTAAGACAAACATTTTGGACATACCAGGACCAAAAAACAAGGCTTACAAGTACAGGTGGCTATAGCCTtaactttcagaaattaaactcctcaataacaggaaaaatacatcAAGAAACTGCCAATCACCACAGCAGTTATTAACACACAACTACAGTAACTCCGTAgaacaacaaaacatttcaaaggaaGGATCTGTTTCAGGAATTAAGTTATTTATCCATATAtcaaggaaaagaggagggggtCAGGGAAAAGGGAATAAGAAGTTTTTGCATGTTGCTCACTAAATGGTAGCGTGAGCTCTCAATAGAACAAGGAGCACAAGTCTTCCTCATTCATGAAAACAATGATTATACCTCTATTCTCAAGCAAAATATATAGCCAGTAATCTGTTATCTCCATcaaatttacaggaaaaaaagatgttaattTCCAGCCTAATGAGAAAGTGCTTCATGTAAACAAGGAGCTTCTGCACCAAAGTTTGAGTAGACAGAGAACAAGAAGTAGCAGGTAGCACAGGTATGTGTGTTGTGCAAGTGAGACGTAGTATGAACAACAGCTTCTGAATAATGCgtccatgaaaaataaagatggtcttcctcccctccctctgcacATCCAACTAAGTAAACTTAGTGAATCCTAGACTGGAGTACAAAAATACAATTCCAGTAATTTGATAAAATCCTTCTTTCTCActtcaaagcagctgctgtaaGCTGCTACCTTCTTCCCAACTCAAAATATACAAGTGAAAATGCAGATTGTCTACATGGCCTGATTGTCTTTGTGGCCTCAGAAGGACTTTTATTTTGCACCTACTTTTAAACactttattctctttttaataCTGCTCAACTTCTGAGATTTCAGAAGCAATTTCGTATTCTAAAATGCAGACCTGTCCCCCCAGAGGCATTTCTTACCAGCTTATTCCAAAGTATTTCATAATTTCCCTCAAGCCATAACCCCAAAACTTCTCAGTCTTCACCAGACACATTCCCACAGATTTCAAGCTTAAAAGATACATCTGCAGATTTCAGCCCCATCTCTGTCCAGGCACACAGTATAACATCAAACTAGGGTAACATAAATAGTTTTCTCCAAGTACATCTATTGATTtcaggtaaaaataaattatccagAACAGTAAGTCTTCTGAGGACAGCTATGACATTTTAGTAATTAAGCTACCAACATACATATGATGCAAGCGCAGTGAGTTTTGAGATTTTTTCTATGTGATGAAAGTTAATGCTTCTAGTGCTGGTGCACACAAGACCAAGTGTCTGGTTAGAGCCAGGCAGTCAGACAGCACTGTGCTCATATCTTCAGAGGAAACCCAATGAACCTCAGTCCCTAACCTGCAGCAGCACCGTCCCCCCACTCACACCTTCTTGCATTTAACAATGTTCTACGCTGCAGTCCCATGGAAATACTGTATCTTGGTGATCAGGCCAGGACCACCAAGTGTCTTCTCTgtggtaaaaaaacaaaaccaaaaaacccaaacagatgAAAAGGGCTGACAGAGgggacaaaaccaaaccacatcTCCCCTCACCCACAAGACACATCATCCACACAGCTCAGCTAAATTTCCCCTCCAGTCCTACACCATGCTTTCCACAGCTGCATCTCGAAagcagtgtctgcagagctTTCCTAGAAGCAAAGGCCTGCAGAAGTGTATGCATGAGACATTAGGATTTATTGGTTCAAACACTTGTATCTTCATTTATCTAGCTGCTACTTGGTAGTCTGGAAATGCAGTATTCATTACATTTCAATAACATTGTGTAGTTGTTACCAGGCCTTGCatactttaatgaaacagttcAGATAAGAATCTGCCATCAACTAAAAGTGAAGTTGCAGCAAGATTTCTATTTAATTAGCATTCAGCGTTTTGAACTGCTGGGAACAACTCAACCTAATCTTAAAGTACCTGTTAGCTCACATCTATGGTAAAAGTTTTCTACTATATGGAAAGTCTTCATTAtagaaactgcatttaaaaaaaccaaaaccaagcaataGGCCTTTACCAGTAATCACTACACTGCAGTAGCATCAGATCCCTATGCTAAATTCAATGAACTTGTGGTAAAAACTGCATGGTAAGTATTAAGGATACACTTAATAATTACAGTCATCAAAACCATTACATTGGTTAACCCCAATGCAGTGGCAGGGAGCCAGCCCAGATCACTATAATTCCCTCTTCATATCACGTTAACAGCATGAACCTCACAtctgtgctttaaaaacatAGAAGTTGGGGAAATGGAAGTGTAATTTAAGAGTGCTAAAGCTTTGGACATTTCATGATGTTAGAACAGTTACTTTTCACGTTGATTTTGTTCACAGAACAGCTGCAGTTATGAAGTCAGCAACACTTCAGATCAGGTAAGGAACACTGAATCACATCACTGAGAGTGAAGCCCTTTTTAAAATCATAGGCAGGAGAAAGCAAGGCAATGAGCAGTCACCTCAGCACCTCTGTTGGAGAGAAAACCCTTCTCAAGTGGAAGGTTACCATGCAGGCAACAGCAAAGATATTATGCCTTGTCTTCCTGATGCTTCAGGATTTAGCATTAATCCTCAACTCCGGTCTTCCCACCATGTATGGGTAGCTGGAAAAAcaagttctctcttttttacaGTTATCACTGTTTTACAgtatttctatatttatttctgcatggGCAAAGGAACAATTCTAGTCTGTCTAATAAGTGCTTCTGGGTGATAACGGAGTTCTCCATGGCCACAGCtaaaccagaaagcaaacagaatcAGTGTCATACCCCAGTGAATTTTGCTGGAATTTGGACTCCTAAATATCCCCCTGGATGCTTAAAAACCCAAATATAATTCTCCAAGTGGGCTTTCTAGACAAAGTCCAGCTACAAAATATTAGACCGGATTCTTGCTGTAATCATAGAAATCAGGAAGATTTTAGatctaaacaaacaaacaaaaaaatctaatgaaaaATGTAGTATTTTGATGTGCTGTTCTTTGGAAttactataattaaaaaataaacacattgtTACTATCTcataagaaaatacatttcataatGTGCAACCCAATGCACATAGGGAACTGGCAGGTGAAAGGGAAAATGCAAAAGTATGAAAATACAGTCCTTTAAATGTGACAGTAAAGTTCAACATATTAGTACAAAACTGATACACTAAAATAGATGTACAGGTGCAAAAGGCTACCAGGTTGTAGAAAAAAGgtaccagctttttttttttttttaaaggcttaattaattttgctcaaaacaaaaaagttccCACAAGGtaaaaccaaaagcagcattaaaaataaactggtaACATGCTGTCTCTAATAAAGCAATGTATGTACAAAAGAAGTGaatgaaactgaattttctgCTGGCATGAATGAATTTGTCTGACAGAAGTCAGGCCAAAAGTTGCAAAAATGGGATGTTTACAACTCTTAGGCACAGAGAAATAGTGGAGGTTTATTTCATAGGGCAGATTTTTTATACAGGAAGTCTGGTTTGTTTGGAGacctccttcctctgcttacTGCATCTTCCCTTTCCaaatctgcatttctctgtGCCCCATGTTCCAATGGCTCATCATCTGCCATTCTCCTACTGGGTCTCTCTTCTGGCATTTCAGAGGTGTACGCAGAGAGTGAAGGTCTGTTGGAGGTTAGCCCATAGGTTaaatctgtttccatttttgttCTGCCCCTGATGTGAACTGGGCCATTACCAGCATTTTCCTGGGCAGCCAATGCCAAGTCCAGTCGCTGGGGAGGTTGTTCTAAGACATCGAGGTGTATTGGCTCATTCTTTTGTCTGTGTTGATGCCCATCTTGGGAGAGCAGGTATTCCCTCCTAGAGTCCTCTTGCTTTTTGGGAGATATCTGGGAAGGTAGGTAGGCTGACTTTAAGCCACTTGGTGATGCCTTGTTGTGGCTGTACAAATCTGGGCCAAAATAGATGCCTTGTGAAGGCGAAGGGCTGTGCCTGTTGGGTGCTGGAGTAGAGGGTCTGCATGCAGCATTGGAGAAGTCGTAGAAGTCAGGATATTCCTGCTGATTTTCTCGAGCATCTATTTTTTGCTCTATTGCATGTTTCTTTCGAGAAGTGGGCATGTGTCTGTTCTGAATACATGAAATGTGCTGCGGGGGACCGGGCCCTACCTCTGTAACCGTCTGGCTTAGTTCTGTGTCGACTGTGAGCTCGGGTAATCTTCTGTCTTTTAAAGACATTGCTGAGACACCCATTGCGATATCTGGCATCAGTTCATTCAGTAAGGGCTGAGtacactggaaaagaaaagaatttggtccatggaaatgaagaaaaagctaaaCACAAACTCAATTTTGGACACTTTCTGTCATTCCAAACAGCGTTTCTCTAATTTGCCTTTGCCTAAACCAACTGCACCCTGCAAGTTTCCTACAACCTTCACCTTCCTGCTCACTAatgatttctttccttcataaAGCTGTTGTGCCACAATAATAGCTCCTTCTTAAAAGGCTTGAATGTGCAGTAAAGGGCAATGTACAGGTTAATAGTCAAAACACCATATTTCTACCCATGAATTATAGCAGGCAGACCATTATTGAGGCTGACTTACACTTTGTTTAAATGTAGAGCAAACTATATTATTTCATGAGATGAACGACTCCCACTTGCCCCTCTAAAATGCTCCTGTCCCTGGAACACTCATTCTCTCAGGGATTAGGGCATGTCTTTAAGATGCAGAATGCTGACAGTTTGTTTGGTAGGAAATTCTTCCCCAAACCTATGAAGATGCTCTTTTATCTAACAAAGCCAAGTTACTTCATCATAAGAATCCTACCCAGCTCCTCTCTAGAAGCTACTCTGAGTGGCCAGAaatggggagaagaggaaacatCACAGTACTTACTACTTGCTTGTCAGCTgccatcactgctgctgctgcagccaccgTTTGTCTCCCCAGACCTGCAGTGTTGGTGCAGTCAGGAGGTGCTGCTTTGACAGCGGGCAAGTAGACAGGCGGGGCGACCTTGGGAGCGGTGCGGGAGTGGAACACTGAGTGATTACAGGGGTAAGAAAAGGAACGGGAGGGATGTTGACTTGGCACCCTTTGTTTCAAGCCCACTTTGAACTGGTTATGAATAGGAGTTGCTGGTGGGTGGTATGGAGGTGGAGGAGGGGGCAATGGTGGATGGAAGGCCACAAAAGAGTCCAGTTCTGTAAACATGGTTTCTACGGCGGGAGTGCTGTTAACGCGACATCGTCCAGACTGCCTCACAGTCAGGAGTGGGCTTTCATCCCCAAATCGCTCATCAGGAAAGAATTTGTGAGGATTCTGCAAAGGTAAAATACATGCATGTAGCAAAGCAAAGTA
This region includes:
- the BTBD7 gene encoding BTB/POZ domain-containing protein 7 isoform X3, which translates into the protein MGANASNYPHSCSPRVGGNSQAQQTFIGCEDIIAESISLDTLIAILKWSSQPYGSKWVHRQALHFLCEEFTQVMTSDVFYELSKDHLLTAIQSDYLQASEQDILKYLIKWGEHQLMKRIADREPNLLSGTAHSVNKRGVKRRDLDIEELREILSPLLPFVRIEHILPMNSEVLSDAMKRGLISTPPSDMLPTSEGGKSNAWLRQKNAGIYVRPRLFLPYVEEAKSVLDEMMVEQTDLVRLRMVRMSNVPDTLYMVNNAVPQCCHMITHQQVSTNQASPPSVIANEIPVPSLLVVKEMIKRLQELRHTEQVQRAYALNCGEGATVSYEIQIRVLREFGLSDAAAELLQNPHKFFPDERFGDESPLLTVRQSGRCRVNSTPAVETMFTELDSFVAFHPPLPPPPPPYHPPATPIHNQFKVGLKQRVPSQHPSRSFSYPCNHSVFHSRTAPKVAPPVYLPAVKAAPPDCTNTAGLGRQTVAAAAAVMAADKQVCTQPLLNELMPDIAMGVSAMSLKDRRLPELTVDTELSQTVTEVGPGPPQHISCIQNRHMPTSRKKHAIEQKIDARENQQEYPDFYDFSNAACRPSTPAPNRHSPSPSQGIYFGPDLYSHNKASPSGLKSAYLPSQISPKKQEDSRREYLLSQDGHQHRQKNEPIHLDVLEQPPQRLDLALAAQENAGNGPVHIRGRTKMETDLTYGLTSNRPSLSAYTSEMPEERPSRRMADDEPLEHGAQRNADLEREDAVSRGRRSPNKPDFLYKKSAL